A stretch of DNA from Paenibacillus sp.:
ATCAATCCTATCGCCGGCATAACGGTCCCTTCCTCGCTTTTTCTTTATCGTATGCGCCCCCGGTCGATTCGGCGGCGGCTTTCGGGTATACTTATGCGCAAACGAACATGAACGAAGGAGCGGTGAAACCATTATGGACGCCGAGCGTTATACGGAAGCGCTGTACGAGGGGAAGGAAGACGCCGCGCTGCGGCGCGTGCTCGATTCGATCAAAGAACGGAATATGCCGGATATTTCGGTCAAGCCGGGGTACGGACGGCTGCTGACGCTGCTCGTCGCGGCTTCGGGGGCGAAGGACGTGCTCGAAATCGGGGCGCTCGCCGGCTACAGCGGCATTTGCCTTGCGCGCGGCCTGCCGCCGGGAGGCTCGCTGGTGTCGCTGGAGCTGAAAGCGGAATACGCGGAACTGGCCCATGCGAATTTGACCGCCGCTGGCTTCGGCGACCGGGTGACGTACCGCGTCGGCGAGGCGCTGCCGCAGCTCGAGGCGCTGGCGGCGGAGGGAAGGGCGTTCGATTTCTTCTTCATCGACGCGGACAAAGGCAACTACCCGAACTATCTCGATTGGGCGCTGCGTCTCGGCCGGCCGGGGGCGATCATTATCGGGGACAATACGCTGATGAAGGGGCGCATCGTCGAGGAAGCGTCGACGTCCCCGTCGGTGCGCGCGATGCGCGCGTTCAACGAACGCATCGCGCACGACCCGCGCCTTACGAGCGTCATGCTGCCGGCGTACGACGGGCTCGCGATCGCGCGCATCGTCGGTTAACCGGACGGCGCGGCCGCCTTCTTGCGCAGCGTGGTGAACGCCCAGACGGCATTCAAGAGCAGCAGCCCGCAGGCGAACACGAATATGCCGCGAATGCCGACGACACCGGCGAGCGCGCCGCCGACGGCCGGGCCGAGCACGTTGCCGAGGCTGAGGAAGCTGCTGTTGAAGCCGAACGCGCGGCTCTCCATCCCGTCGGGCGTATAGTTGCGAAGGAGCGCGTTCACGGACGGCAGCATGCCGCCCATGAACAAGCCGAGGAAAAATCGGCTGATCACGAGCTGCCATACGTTATGCACCAACGCCTGCGGGATGAAGCAAAGCGCCGCCCCGACCAAGCAGACGACGAGCACCTTCTCGTAGCCGATGCGATCGGCGAACCGCCCGAGAATCGGCGAAGCGGTCATGTTGGCGAAGCCGGTGACCGATCCGACGAGCCCGGCGTAGAAGGCGAGCATATGCGTGCCGTGCAGCTCCTGCACGAACAGCGGGATCAGCAGCAGCGAGCTGAGCATCGATACCTGAATGCCGACGGTGACCGCGAACAGCGCGGGAATTTGCGGCTTCTTCACCAGCCTGCGGAAACTTTCGGCGAGCGTCGCGTTCGCCCTTCCGCGGGCTTCTTTGCGTTCGAACGCTTCTTTCACGGTCGCCCACGCGAGCAGACTGGCGGCGAACAGCATGGAGCCGGTCAAATAAAAAATCGGCCGGTAGCCGACCCATTCGGCCAAGATGCCGCCGATGAACGGGCCGAGAATCGTGCCGGCGACGGCGCCGGACTGCAGCGTCCCCATCGCGAAGCCCATGCGCTCCTTAGGGGCGCTCGCCGACATGAGCGCGGTGGCGGCCGGCGCGAAGCCGGAGACGAGACCGTTCAGCATGCGGAGCAGCAGGAGCTGCCACGCGCTGGTCGCAAAGCCCATCAGCAGCATGACGATCGCCATGCCGAAGCCCGAGCGGAGCAGCATGATTTTGCGGCCGAACCGGTCGGCGAGTCCCCCCCACAGCGGCTGAGCGACGAAGGCCGTGACGAAGTTGCCGGCGAATATGGCGTTCGCCCACCACGCGACCGCGCGAGGGTCCGTGACGCCGAGCTCCGTTTGCAGATAAAGAGACAGGAACGGGATGATCATCGTCATGCCGGACATGACGAGGAACTGCCCGAACCAAAGCACGGCCAAATTAATTTTCCATCGTTCCAAGTGTCGTTTCCTCCGATCTTTTTTATTATACACGAAACTTCCGATGCATAAATTTGCCAACCGAAGGGAACGGTAACAGAAGGCGCGCATTTCGCCGCTGTACATATAGAATTAAGGAGCTGACCTGACGTGAAATTCGGTGCGCACGAAGTAATGGAAGTATCGGAACTGCTGACGGAAAAAATGAACTTGATCAATCATTTGGCGATGTACGAGCAGGAAGCGCAGGACGAGCAGCTGCGTTCGACGATTCGCCGTCATCTGGACGCGGCGGTTCAAATGTACGACCTGATGGTCGCGTACACGCACGATTACAGCGCGCGCAACGGCATGCAGCCGCCCTACCCGCAGCCGGACGCCAACCTCGAGAGACTGCGGTACGGGTTGCGCAACCCGCAGCCGATGGCGCCGCAGCGGACGGGCCGATTCAACGATATGATGATCCAAACGGCGCTGCTTACGATGCACAAAGCGTCCGCGATTTCCCATACCCAGCGCGGCTTGGAAATCACGGATCCGAACCTGCGCCAAATGGTGCTGAACGGCGCGATCACCTGCTATAACCAAGCGTACGAAACGTTCCTGCTCATGAATCAGCAAGGCACGTACCAAGTGCCGACGATTCACGATCATACGGCGAAAACGATGCTTCACTCGTACATGCCGATGAACAACCAAGGGCTCATGATGGAGGAGCACATGGGCGCGGCGGGCATGCAGGGGCTGACGCCGCGTACGCAAGGCATGCCGTCGAACATGCCGCAGCAAATGAACATGAACGGTCAGTACATGAACCAATAAAACGGCATCGCAGCATGAGAGCGTCCCCTCCGGACGCTCTTTTTTTGTGCTATAATACGGGGATGGAAAAGCGTGGCGAGGGAGCTAACCGGATGAGATCGAGAACGGAAACGATGCGAAAGCGGCGGACGAGCCGAAGACGCAAGCTGATATTGGCGAACGCGGCGCTGCTGGCGGCGATCGGCGCCGTCGTCGCTTGGAACGTATGGGCGTCCTCGCCGGACGAAGGGCGGAGCGCGGCGCCGGCCGAGGTCGAGCAGCGTCCCGCGGACGCCGCGCCGCCAGCGGATGATTCGCCCGAAGAGGAGCCGGACGCCGGCGCGCCGGACGCTCCCGCGGACACGGAGGAACCGACATCCGAGGAAGCGCCGCTCGAGCCGCCCGCGGACGGGACGGTGAAGCTCGCGTTCGTCGGGGACGTGCTGCTCGGCGAATACGTCGGCGAATTAATGAGGCGCAACGGATTTGATTATCCGTACGTCCATGTCGCCGAGCTGATCCGAAGCGCCGATCTGGCGGCCGCGAATTTGGAAACCGCGGTGACGGACCGCGCGGCCGAGAAGCCCGGCAACAAGACCTACGAGTTCAACAGCGATCCCGACGCGCTGCCGGCGTTCCGCGATGCGGGCTTCGACGCGGTCAATCTCGCGAACAATCATACGATGGATTTCGGGCCGGACGGCCTGCGGGATACGATGCGCCACCTCGACGAGAACGGCATCGCGCATGTCGGGGCGGGCGAGACGGCCGAGGAAGCGTACGCGCCTGAATACATAGAGAAGAACGGACTCCGCATCGCCCTGCTCGGGTTCAGCCGCGTCATTCCGGACGTGTCCTGGAAAGTCGGCGACCGGAAGATCGGGCTCGCGGAAACCTACGATTACACGAAGCCGGTGGCGGCGATCGAGAAGGCGGCGGCGGAAGCGGATCTCGTC
This window harbors:
- a CDS encoding O-methyltransferase gives rise to the protein MDAERYTEALYEGKEDAALRRVLDSIKERNMPDISVKPGYGRLLTLLVAASGAKDVLEIGALAGYSGICLARGLPPGGSLVSLELKAEYAELAHANLTAAGFGDRVTYRVGEALPQLEALAAEGRAFDFFFIDADKGNYPNYLDWALRLGRPGAIIIGDNTLMKGRIVEEASTSPSVRAMRAFNERIAHDPRLTSVMLPAYDGLAIARIVG
- a CDS encoding MFS transporter, with translation MERWKINLAVLWFGQFLVMSGMTMIIPFLSLYLQTELGVTDPRAVAWWANAIFAGNFVTAFVAQPLWGGLADRFGRKIMLLRSGFGMAIVMLLMGFATSAWQLLLLRMLNGLVSGFAPAATALMSASAPKERMGFAMGTLQSGAVAGTILGPFIGGILAEWVGYRPIFYLTGSMLFAASLLAWATVKEAFERKEARGRANATLAESFRRLVKKPQIPALFAVTVGIQVSMLSSLLLIPLFVQELHGTHMLAFYAGLVGSVTGFANMTASPILGRFADRIGYEKVLVVCLVGAALCFIPQALVHNVWQLVISRFFLGLFMGGMLPSVNALLRNYTPDGMESRAFGFNSSFLSLGNVLGPAVGGALAGVVGIRGIFVFACGLLLLNAVWAFTTLRKKAAAPSG
- a CDS encoding spore coat protein encodes the protein MKFGAHEVMEVSELLTEKMNLINHLAMYEQEAQDEQLRSTIRRHLDAAVQMYDLMVAYTHDYSARNGMQPPYPQPDANLERLRYGLRNPQPMAPQRTGRFNDMMIQTALLTMHKASAISHTQRGLEITDPNLRQMVLNGAITCYNQAYETFLLMNQQGTYQVPTIHDHTAKTMLHSYMPMNNQGLMMEEHMGAAGMQGLTPRTQGMPSNMPQQMNMNGQYMNQ
- a CDS encoding CapA family protein, which codes for MRSRTETMRKRRTSRRRKLILANAALLAAIGAVVAWNVWASSPDEGRSAAPAEVEQRPADAAPPADDSPEEEPDAGAPDAPADTEEPTSEEAPLEPPADGTVKLAFVGDVLLGEYVGELMRRNGFDYPYVHVAELIRSADLAAANLETAVTDRAAEKPGNKTYEFNSDPDALPAFRDAGFDAVNLANNHTMDFGPDGLRDTMRHLDENGIAHVGAGETAEEAYAPEYIEKNGLRIALLGFSRVIPDVSWKVGDRKIGLAETYDYTKPVAAIEKAAAEADLVVVMAHWGDELREEPHPEKQVDLARRYIDAGADLVVGSHPHVLQGFERYGGGWIAYSLGNFIFTKSKEPLTYDSAVLLADCGRGGDCRLTVEPFRVDTPQPQPMDADRRAQVLARLSSLSIGVEVRSDGTVAEKQEE